The Xenopus laevis strain J_2021 chromosome 5L, Xenopus_laevis_v10.1, whole genome shotgun sequence genome has a segment encoding these proteins:
- the rwdd2a.L gene encoding RWD domain containing 2A L homeolog (The RefSeq protein has 1 substitution compared to this genomic sequence) gives MATTTRECLELQLLEMEMLLSMFPNKELILENANSVLYIRRYLEGIRESLPPVIEFSVFLNIQNSEVKAVMHVSLPQSYPQEEPQVFVRSVALDRQQQNFLNKELGSYIRSLDRGELCISMAVQWLQDNISTYIQNSKQNDEPECEIKATTYTFHRMWIYSHHIYRQELRKKILDYAKRLNLTGFCLTGKPGVICIEGVKEQCEEFWRDIRYPNWKHISCKHTESKEVTGKIDDLRLFNSFEELVFTAHGDYGLRNDYHMDLGQFLEYLKQHNCEHIFQILFGIEGKY, from the exons ATGGCCACTACAACAAGAGAATGTCTGGAACTTCAGCTTTTAGAGATGGAGATGCTTTTGTCAATGTTTCCTAACAAAGAACTTGTTCTGGAAAATGCAAATTCTGTTTTGTATATACGTAGATATCTAGAGGGAATTCGTGAATCATTACCTCCTGTTATTGAATTTTCAGTTTTCCTTAACATTCAGAATTCTGAG GTAAAGGCAGTGATGCACGTGTCACTACCTCAAAGTTACCCTCAAGAAGAACCCCAGGTATTTGTTAGGTCAGTGGCACTAGACAGGCAACAGCAAAACTTTCTAAACAAAGAACTAGGGTCCTATATCCGTTCCTTAGATCGAGGGGAGCTGTGCATCTCAATGGCAGTTCAGTGGCTGCAGGACAACATCTCCACTTACATACAGAACTCTAAGCAGAATGATGAACCTGAATGTGAAATAAAGGCAACCACATACACATTTCATCGCATGTGGATCTATAGCCACCACATATACCGCCAGGAATTACGAAAGAAGATCTTAGACTATGCCAAGAGACTAAACTTGACAGGATTCTGTTTGACAGGAAAGCCTGGTGTCATTTGTATAGAAGGTGTAAAGGAGCAATGTGAGGAATTCTGGCGTGACATCCGCTATCCAAACTGGAAACATATATCGTGCAAACACACAGAGAGCAAAGAAGTGACTGGGAAAATAGACGACCTGCGGCTGTTTAATTCTTTTGAAGAGCTGGTGTTTACTGCTCATGGAGATTATGGACTTAGGAATGACTATCATATGGACCTTGGACAATTTCTGGAGTATCTCAAACAGCATAACTGCGAACATATATTCCAGATATTATTTGGCATTGAAGGGAAGTACTGA